A region from the Cryptococcus decagattii chromosome 5, complete sequence genome encodes:
- a CDS encoding phosphoribosylaminoimidazolesuccinocarboxamide synthase, producing the protein MAAPSETTIQLSPEAEAQKVLSEGKVVKAYWGTAPTGRPHIAYCVPLLKIADFLTAGVHVKIVDVHFIDLHAFLDASKSTLETVQYRVKYYSKLLITVFTVLGVPIDKLEFITGSSYQLKPDYTLDMYRFHALTSTREAEHAGADVVKESESPLMSSLLYPGLQALDEQYLDVDFQFGGVDQRKIFMYAATFLPKLGYSKRAHLMNAMVPGLSGGKMSASDPKSKIDFLDTAADIKNKIKAALCPPGEIENNGVIAFIKTVLIPIQALRIEQAEQRGEKAPVGEGSFVKPGAPEGAVFSISRPEKFGGDIHVKSYEELEKAYIAGDIHPGDLKTGVQEALIQFLSPIRKLFDEDKEWQEIERMAYPSSSVAPAAEEPKKAKKKDVRSKPPTEEERVALRAAKEKEKAAKLAAKAVNEGTTPPVPPIEDITAAQLAQSSKEAVQLLAKGKVRDIYALPGKEDEDKLLFVATDRMSAFDVIMNNGIPSKGITLTTLSLFWFDKLKNIIPNHVLYPSPSACFSTPAQAWDQFPRSLDEYRDQLEGRSMIVKKCEVVKIEAIVRGYITGSAWSEYKKSQTIHGIQMPAGLVESQKLPKALFTPSTKADQGEHDENIHPDKVKDICGPELATEVEKVAIQLYTEAAAYALERGLILADTKFEFGLLPDPSSPNKTTLILIDEVLTPDSSRYWAAADYVVGQPQPSFDKQYLRDWLIKEGLRGKEDVTLPEHVVNETRSKYEEARDRVMGLGNFSKNGQK; encoded by the exons ATGGCCGCCCCCTCCGAAACCACTATTCAGCTATCTCCAGAAGCTGAAGCCCA GAAGGTCTTGAGCGAAGGGAAGGTCGTCAAGGCTTACTGGGGCACCGCTCCTACCGGTAGGC CCCACATTGCTTATTGCGTTCCGTTGCTCAAGATCGCCGACTTTTTGACTGCTGGTGTCCATGTTAAG ATTGTTGACGTCCATTTTATAGAT CTCCATGCTTTCCTTGACGCCTCTAAGTCTACACTCGAAACCGTCCAGTACCGAGTCAAGTACTACTCAAAACTTCTCATAACTGTTTTCACTGTCCTTGGGGTGCCCATCGACAAGCTTGAATTCATAACCGGCTCCAGCTATCAGCTTAAACCTGATTACACTCTCGACATGTACCGTTTTCATGCTTTGACTTCCACTAGAGAAGCCGAACACGCCGGTGCTGATGTTGTCAAGGAGTCAGAGTCCCCTCTTATGAGCAGCTTACTCTACCCCGGCCTACAGGCTTTGGATGAACAGTACTTGGATGTCGACTTTCAGTTTGGTGGTGTGGACCAGCGAAAGATCTTCATGTATGCCGCTACTTTCCTTCCCAAGCTCGGTTACTCCAAGCGTGCCCACCTCATGAACGCCATGGTTCCTGGATTGTCCGGTGGAAAGATGTCTGCTTCCGACCCCAAATCCAAGATCGACTTCCTCGACACCGCTGCCGACATAAAAAACAAGATCAAGGCTGCTCTTTGTCCCCCTGGAGAGATCGAGAACAATGGTGTCATCGCATTTATCAAGACGGTGCTCATTCCTATTCAAGCTCTCCGAATTGAACAGGCCGAACAAAGAGGCGAGAAGGCTCCTGTCGGTGAAGGAAGCTTTGTTAAGCCTGGCGCTCCCGAGGGTGCCGttttctccatctcccgACCCGAGAAGTTTGGCGGTGACATTCATGTCAAGAGCTACGAGGAGCTCGAGAAGGCGTACATTGCTGGTGATATCCACCCTGGAGACTTAAAGACTGGTGTGCAGGAGGCTTTGATTCAATTCTTGAGTCCCATTAGGAAGTTATTCGACGAAGACAAGGAGTGGCAGGAGATCGAGAGGATGGCTTATCCAAGTTCTTCTGTTGCACCCGCTGCGGAGGAGCCCAAGAAGGCG aagaagaaggatgtcAGGTCCAAGCCGCCCACTGAGGAAGAGCGTGTGGCTCTCCGAGCTgccaaggagaaggagaaggctgcTAAGCTTGCTGCAAAGGCTGTCAACGAAGGCACTACCCCTCCCGTTCCCCCTATTGAGGACATCACTGCTGCCCAACTCGCCCAAAGCTCCAAGGAGGCTGTCCAG CTTTTGGCCAAGGGCAAGGTCAGGGACATCTACGCGTTGCCTGGTAAGGAGGACGAAGACAAGCTGTTGTTTGTTGCTACCGACAGGATGAGCGCTTTCGACGTTATCATGAACAAC GGTATCCCTTCAAAAGGTATCACTCTCACCAcactctctctcttctgGTTTGACAAGCTCAAGAACATAATCCCCAACCACGTTCTCTAcccctctccttcagcATGCTTCTCTACCCCCGCCCAGGCTTGGGATCAGTTTCCTAGGAGCTTGGACGAATACAGAGATCAACTTGAAGGTCGAAGCATGATCGTGAAGAAGTGTGAGGTTGTGAAGATTGAGGCTATTGTCAGAGGTTACATCACTG GATCTGCTTGGTCCGAGTACAAGAAGTCTCAAACTATCCACGGTATCCAGATGCCCGCTGGTTTGGTCGAATCTCAAAAGCTCCCCAAGGCCCTCTTCACTCCTTCCACCAAGGCCGACCAGGGTGAACATGACGAGAATATCCACCCTGACAAGG TCAAGGACATTTGCGGTCCCGAGCTTGCCACGGAGGTTGAGAAGGTTGCTATCCAGCTCTACACTGAAGCCGCTGCTTATGCCCTCGAGCGTGGACTAATTTTGGCCGACACCAAGTTTGAGTTTGGTCTCCTGCCCGACCCTTCATCGCCCAACAAGACTaccctcattctcatcgACGAGGTCCTCACTCCCGACTCTTCCAGGTACTGGGCCGCTGCCGACTACGTCGTTGGGCAGCCTCAGCCTTCATTTGACAAGCAGTACCTCCGTGACTGGTTGATCAAGGAGGGCTTGAGGGGTAAAGAGGATGTGACTCTTCCTGAGCACGTCGTTAACGAGACCAGAAGCAAGTACGAAGAGGCTAGGGATAGGGTCATGGGGCTCGGAAACTTTAGCAAGAACGGTCAGAAGTGA